Proteins encoded within one genomic window of Gambusia affinis linkage group LG09, SWU_Gaff_1.0, whole genome shotgun sequence:
- the ehd1a gene encoding EH domain-containing protein 1a: MFRKTLKKDPELFQNVSEGLRKLYRTKLFPLEDTYRFHDFHSPALEDADFDNKPMVLLVGQYSTGKTTFIRHLMEQDFPGMRIGPEPTTDSFIAVMHGEQEGVIPGNALVVDPKKPFRKLNAFGNAFLNRFMCAQMPNPVLESISIIDTPGILSGEKQRISRGYDFAAVLEWFAERVDRIILLFDAHKLDISDEFSEVIRALKNHEDKMRVVLNKADQISTQQLMRVYGALMWSLGKIINTPEVVRVYIGSFWAQPLLVPDNRKLFEAEEQDLFLDIQSLPRNAALRKLNDLIKRARLAKVQAYIISSLKKEMPSMFGKDSKKKELIANLGEIYHKIEKEHQISPGDFPNLAKMQELLNGQDFTKFAALKPKLLESVEDMLANDIARLMAMVRQEESAMPSQTVKGGAFEGTMTGPFGHGYGEGASEGIDELEWVVGRDKPTYDEIFYTLSPINGKVSGAAAKKEMLKSKLPNTVLGKIWKLADVDKDGYLDDEEFALANHLIKVKLEGHELPAALPDHLVPPSKRAGTSLQD; the protein is encoded by the exons ATGTTCAGGAAGACCTTGAAGAAGGACCCCGAGCTGTTCCAGAACGTGTCGGAGGGGCTGCGGAAGCTTTACCGAACCAAACTGTTCCCGCTGGAGGACACGTATCGGTTCCACGACTTCCACTCCCCGGCGCTAGAAGATGCCGACTTCGACAACAAGCCAATGGTGCTCCTGGTTGGGCAGTACTCCACCGGTAAGACCACCTTCATCCGGCACCTCATGGAGCAGGACTTCCCCGGTATGCGCATTGGCCCCGAGCCCACCACGGACTCTTTCATCGCGGTGATGCACGGCGAGCAGGAAGGGGTGATCCCGGGTAATGCCCTGGTGGTGGACCCCAAGAAGCCCTTCCGTAAACTCAACGCTTTTGGAAACGCCTTTCTCAACAG ATTCATGTGTGCCCAGATGCCCAATCCCGTTCTGGAAAGCATCAGCATCATTGATACTCCTGGAATCCTatctggagaaaaacagaggaTAAGCAGAG GGTACGACTTTGCGGCGGTGCTCGAGTGGTTCGCTGAGCGCGTGGACCGCATCATCTTGCTGTTTGATGCCCACAAGCTGGACATCTCTGACGAGTTCTCCGAGGTGATCCGGGCCCTCAAGAACCACGAGGACAAGATGCGCGTGGTGCTGAACAAGGCGGACCAGATCAGCACTCAGCAGCTGATGAGGGTCTACGGCGCGCTGATGTGGTCACTGGGAAAAATCATCAACACACCTGAG GTGGTCCGTGTGTACATCGGGTCATTCTGGGCTCAGCCGCTGCTGGTTCCTGataacaggaagctgtttgaGGCCGAGGAGCAGGACCTGTTCTTGGACATCCAGTCTTTGCCACGCAACGCTGCTCTGCGTAAACTGAATGATCTCATCAAAAGGGCACGTCTTGCTAAG GTGCAGGCCTACATCATCAGCTCCCTGAAAAAGGAGATGCCCAGCATGTTCGGGAAAGACTCCAAGAAGAAGGAGCTGATCGCCAATCTGGGAGAGATCTACCATAAAATCGAGAAGGAGCACCAGATCTCACCTGGAGACTTCCCCAACCTTGCAAAGATGCag gAGCTGCTGAATGGCCAGGACTTCACCAAGTTTGCGGCGCTGAAGCCCAAACTGCTCGAGTCTGTGGAGGACATGCTGGCCAACGACATCGCCCGCCTCATGGCAATGGTGCGCCAGGAGGAGTCTGCTATGCCGAGCCAGACTGTCAAGGGTGGAGCATTTGAGGGAACCATGACCGGTCCGTTCGGCCACGGTTACGGTGAGGGTGCCAGCGAAGGCATCGACGAGCTGGAGTGGGTGGTGGGGCGCGACAAGCCTACGTACGATGAGATCTTCTACACCCTCTCTCCCATCAATGGCAAAGTGTCCGGTGCCGCTGCCAAGAAGGAGATGCTGAAGTCCAAGCTGCCCAACACGGTTCTGGGAAAGATCTGGAAGCTGGCCGACGTGGATAAAGATGGCTACCTCGACGATGAGGAATTTGCCCTGGCCAATCACTTGATCAAGGTGAAGCTGGAAGGTCACGAGCTGCCGGCTGCGCTGCCTGATCACCTTGTGCCTCCATCCAAACGTGCAGGGACTTCGCTTCAAGATTAA
- the map1lc3cl gene encoding microtubule-associated proteins 1A/1B light chain 3C, translating to MAPFEKSMEMTPFKQRKCLATRKDEVCNIRSKFPNKLPVIVERYIREKSLPLLDKTKFLVPFELTLGQFLCLLRNKIDLDQTQTLFLLVAERSMSCMSSSMGDIYSRFRDADGFLYITYASQEAFGAPRSADKPPHRGRF from the exons ATGGCTCCTTTTGAGAAATCCATGGAGATGACGCCCTTCAAGCAGAGGAAATGCCTCG CGACGAGAAAAGATGAAGTGTGCAATATTCGGTCTAAATTCCCCAACAAGCTGCCA gtGATAGTAGAACGTTACATCAGAGAGAAAAGCCTCCCACTGCTGGACAAAACAAAGTTTCTGGTTCCCTTTGAGCTAACGTTGGGTCAGTTCCTCTGCCTTCTCAG GAATAAGATCGATCTGGACCAGACCCAGACGCTGTTCCTCCTGGTGGCAGAGCGGAGCATGTCCTGCATGTCCTCCAGTATGGGGGACATCTACTCCCGCTTCAGAGACGCTGACGGCTTCCTGTACATCACCTACGCCTCTCAGGAGGCGTTCGGAGCGCCTCGGTCAGCAGACAAGCCGCCTCACCGAGGCAGATTTTAA